One part of the Prochlorococcus marinus str. MIT 9313 genome encodes these proteins:
- the plsY gene encoding glycerol-3-phosphate 1-O-acyltransferase PlsY, which yields MFNSLFGNLLSLVMGYLLGSLPSGYLAAHWLAGIDLREKGSGSTGATNVLRQVGKGPALAVFLIDVGKGTTAVLVARALELDDGWQVAAGLAALAGHIWPVWLGWKGGKAVATGLGMLLGISWPVGLACFGIFLTVLSFSRIVSLSSIIAALSLPLLMILRFQGNSPPAYLAVAFAAMAMVVWRHRSNLQRLLAGTEPRLGQSS from the coding sequence ATGTTCAATTCTCTATTTGGGAATCTTCTCTCCCTAGTCATGGGGTATCTACTGGGTTCACTGCCCAGCGGATATCTTGCAGCCCACTGGCTGGCAGGAATCGACCTGCGTGAGAAGGGTTCTGGATCAACCGGGGCCACCAATGTGCTGCGCCAGGTGGGTAAAGGTCCTGCCCTAGCCGTTTTCCTTATCGATGTTGGCAAGGGCACAACCGCCGTACTGGTTGCTAGGGCACTTGAGCTGGATGATGGCTGGCAAGTTGCGGCAGGTCTAGCAGCCTTGGCAGGTCACATCTGGCCTGTTTGGCTGGGATGGAAAGGTGGCAAAGCTGTCGCAACAGGTCTGGGGATGCTGCTAGGCATCTCCTGGCCTGTAGGACTGGCCTGTTTCGGCATCTTCCTCACTGTGCTGAGCTTCAGCAGGATCGTGTCTTTATCGAGCATTATCGCCGCCCTAAGCTTACCGTTGCTGATGATCTTGCGCTTTCAAGGCAACTCACCGCCGGCTTACCTGGCGGTGGCCTTTGCCGCCATGGCAATGGTGGTGTGGCGACACCGCTCCAATCTGCAACGCTTGCTGGCGGGCACCGAACCTCGCCTCGGTCAGTCCAGCTGA
- a CDS encoding MlaE family ABC transporter permease — protein sequence MTTPRWLKRLGNSLIIGGQAVAATARGRINKVDLFDQLMEAGPGSFLIVLITGLAAGTVFNIQVAAELSRQGAGSTVGGILAIGMAREIAPLLTATLLTGKVATAYAAQLGTMKVTEQIDAITMLRTEPVEYLVVPRVIAMVVMAPVQCILFFGIALWSGQVSSTNLYQIPPEVFWNSVRTWLTPDDLPFMLIKSLVFGLQIAVLACGWGLTTRGGPKEVGTSTTGAVVMTLVTVSLMDVLLTQILFS from the coding sequence ATGACGACTCCTCGCTGGCTGAAGCGACTGGGCAACAGCCTCATCATCGGAGGCCAGGCAGTGGCAGCCACCGCCCGAGGTCGTATCAACAAGGTCGACCTGTTTGATCAGCTGATGGAGGCCGGTCCAGGCAGCTTCCTGATTGTGTTGATCACAGGCTTAGCCGCAGGAACGGTCTTCAACATCCAGGTCGCCGCAGAACTGAGCCGACAAGGTGCTGGATCCACGGTAGGAGGGATTCTCGCCATTGGGATGGCAAGGGAAATCGCCCCTCTTCTCACCGCCACGCTGCTCACTGGCAAGGTAGCCACGGCCTATGCAGCTCAGCTAGGGACCATGAAGGTCACTGAACAGATCGATGCCATCACCATGTTGCGAACCGAACCGGTTGAGTACTTGGTGGTTCCAAGAGTGATCGCCATGGTGGTCATGGCACCAGTGCAATGCATTCTGTTCTTCGGCATAGCCCTCTGGAGCGGCCAGGTCAGCAGCACCAATCTTTATCAAATTCCACCAGAGGTCTTCTGGAATTCCGTGCGCACTTGGCTGACTCCGGATGATTTGCCATTCATGCTGATCAAATCATTGGTGTTCGGCCTTCAGATTGCTGTTCTGGCTTGCGGGTGGGGTCTCACAACGCGTGGTGGTCCAAAAGAAGTTGGCACCAGCACCACTGGCGCCGTTGTGATGACTCTGGTCACAGTGTCTTTGATGGATGTCTTGCTCACCCAGATTCTTTTCAGCTGA
- the pyrF gene encoding orotidine-5'-phosphate decarboxylase, translating to MTSPLTPADQLIIALDGMERAEALAFISKLPEVSWVKVGLELFVSAGPEVLADLREQGLQIFLDLKFHDIPATIAGACRRAASFGAELITVHACAGRAALAEAQAAACEGAAEVGLSAPRLLAVTVLTSWDQKRLANELCIPQSLQARVEWLAELAAESGLGGCVCSPWEVSGLRRLHPSPFELVTPGIRPSGAELADQVRVMSPAAALNAGASRLVIGRPITRAVDPAEAFARCCLEIEQRQLD from the coding sequence ATGACCTCGCCATTGACTCCTGCCGATCAACTGATCATTGCTCTTGATGGCATGGAGCGGGCTGAGGCCCTTGCATTCATCTCAAAGTTGCCAGAGGTCAGTTGGGTCAAGGTGGGACTGGAACTGTTTGTTAGTGCGGGGCCAGAGGTTTTGGCTGATCTACGGGAGCAAGGGTTGCAGATTTTTCTTGATCTAAAGTTTCACGATATCCCTGCCACCATTGCAGGAGCTTGTCGCCGAGCGGCGAGCTTTGGCGCTGAGTTGATCACGGTGCATGCCTGTGCTGGCCGTGCTGCTCTTGCTGAAGCTCAGGCTGCTGCTTGCGAGGGGGCTGCGGAGGTTGGCTTGTCAGCACCCCGGCTGTTGGCCGTTACTGTGCTCACCAGTTGGGATCAGAAGCGTCTAGCGAATGAGCTGTGCATTCCTCAGTCTCTTCAGGCCAGGGTGGAGTGGTTGGCTGAGTTGGCAGCGGAGTCAGGGTTGGGCGGCTGCGTGTGTTCTCCCTGGGAGGTCAGCGGCTTACGCCGACTTCATCCCTCGCCATTTGAGTTGGTGACTCCTGGTATTCGCCCCTCGGGGGCTGAATTGGCGGATCAGGTCAGGGTCATGAGTCCTGCAGCGGCGTTGAATGCAGGAGCTTCACGTTTGGTGATTGGCAGGCCGATTACCCGTGCTGTTGATCCGGCAGAAGCGTTTGCACGCTGCTGCCTTGAGATTGAACAGCGTCAGCTGGACTGA
- a CDS encoding glycogen debranching protein gives MHLGTPWPLGSTITTRGVNFSVAAPTAKRVELLLFADANATQPEHILKLQPCHRSGDYWHVEVEGLQTGCCYGYRIFGPHNPGSDSFHPSKVLLDPCTRAISGWDIYQREQAKGSSPNIQACLKGVVCEREHFDFASHPRPRTPWDRSVIYELHVGGFSSGPKSEVTPQRQGTFLGLIDKLPYLRKLGITAIELLPIFAFDPSDAPTGRDNYWGYSPLNWFTPHPKYVHGDDPLQARQQVRELVAACHDEGIEVILDVVYNHTTEGSIDGPTLSWRGFSDALYYHQNDSGEYLDVSGCGNSIAANRPIVRQLILESMRCWAIELGVDGFRFDLGIALSRGEGLKPLEQPPLFEEIEADPELSDLKLFSEPWDCGGLYRLSDFPAHRIGTWNGHYRDDLRAFWKGDEDSAWRMGQRLSGSADLYKGEPAPLGRSLNFITAHDGFTLNDLVSFNRKHNLANGECNRDGENHNNSWNNGIEGPCSDHAVQALRHRQMRNLIATLLLSRGVPMLLMGDEVGRSQGGNNNSWCQDNPLGWMLWNPEQCDMDLHLFVSRLLMIRHQLSELFSPVNHPPEEMPVRLQQSPDDLWMQWHGVEIDKPDWGSWSHTICYSLNRGSSGAVMWMGFNAYSKAMHFDLPEPTSAWHRILDTARPSPDDLPARPNAWTSEDIDLQNHSMLILLAEEYASKLKL, from the coding sequence ATGCATCTCGGCACGCCTTGGCCCCTGGGCAGCACGATCACAACACGAGGCGTCAATTTCTCTGTGGCCGCCCCAACTGCAAAGCGCGTGGAGCTGCTGCTGTTTGCCGATGCAAATGCCACGCAGCCAGAACACATCCTCAAGCTCCAGCCTTGCCATCGATCCGGCGACTACTGGCATGTTGAGGTGGAAGGATTGCAAACTGGCTGCTGTTATGGCTATCGGATCTTCGGCCCCCACAACCCTGGCAGCGATAGCTTTCACCCCTCCAAGGTGCTGCTTGATCCCTGCACAAGAGCCATCAGTGGCTGGGACATCTATCAAAGAGAACAGGCCAAGGGATCGTCGCCCAATATCCAAGCCTGCCTAAAGGGAGTGGTGTGCGAACGAGAACATTTTGACTTCGCATCCCATCCACGCCCCAGGACCCCATGGGACCGGAGCGTGATCTACGAACTGCATGTAGGGGGGTTCAGCAGTGGCCCGAAGTCAGAGGTAACACCTCAGCGCCAAGGCACCTTCCTGGGACTCATTGACAAACTTCCCTATCTGCGAAAACTGGGTATCACGGCCATAGAGCTGCTACCTATTTTTGCTTTCGATCCCTCTGATGCGCCAACGGGGCGGGACAACTACTGGGGCTACAGCCCTCTGAACTGGTTCACTCCCCATCCCAAATATGTGCATGGTGACGATCCACTGCAGGCTCGCCAACAAGTCCGCGAGCTGGTTGCGGCCTGTCATGACGAGGGTATTGAAGTCATCCTTGACGTGGTCTACAACCACACCACAGAAGGCAGCATTGATGGCCCCACACTCAGCTGGCGAGGCTTCAGCGATGCTCTCTATTACCACCAAAACGACAGTGGCGAATACCTGGATGTAAGTGGTTGCGGCAACAGCATCGCCGCCAATCGTCCAATCGTGAGGCAGCTGATTCTCGAGTCGATGCGTTGCTGGGCCATCGAACTAGGAGTCGATGGCTTCCGCTTCGATCTAGGGATCGCCCTGAGCCGAGGCGAAGGCCTAAAGCCGCTCGAACAACCTCCCCTATTTGAAGAGATTGAAGCTGATCCAGAGCTCAGCGATTTAAAACTGTTTAGCGAACCATGGGATTGCGGTGGCCTCTATCGACTCAGCGATTTCCCAGCACACCGAATCGGAACATGGAATGGCCATTACCGAGATGACCTACGTGCCTTCTGGAAAGGAGACGAAGACAGCGCCTGGAGGATGGGACAACGCCTAAGCGGAAGTGCTGATCTCTACAAAGGTGAGCCAGCTCCGCTGGGACGTTCCCTGAACTTCATCACTGCACACGATGGCTTCACACTCAATGACCTGGTGAGTTTCAACCGCAAACACAATCTCGCCAATGGAGAGTGCAACCGCGACGGTGAAAATCACAACAACAGCTGGAACAACGGCATTGAAGGCCCCTGCAGTGACCATGCCGTGCAGGCCCTCCGCCATCGCCAGATGCGCAATCTGATCGCCACCCTGTTGCTTTCAAGAGGAGTGCCAATGCTTTTGATGGGAGATGAAGTGGGCCGCAGCCAGGGGGGGAACAACAACAGCTGGTGTCAGGACAACCCGCTCGGCTGGATGCTCTGGAACCCTGAACAATGCGATATGGATTTGCACCTCTTCGTCAGCAGGCTGCTCATGATTCGCCACCAACTTTCGGAACTCTTCTCTCCCGTCAATCACCCCCCTGAGGAGATGCCCGTACGTCTGCAGCAGAGTCCAGACGATCTCTGGATGCAATGGCATGGTGTTGAGATCGACAAGCCCGATTGGGGCAGCTGGTCCCATACCATCTGCTACAGCCTGAATCGAGGCTCCAGCGGTGCGGTGATGTGGATGGGCTTCAACGCCTACAGCAAAGCCATGCACTTTGATCTGCCTGAACCGACTTCTGCGTGGCACCGCATCCTGGACACAGCACGTCCTAGCCCTGATGACCTACCCGCAAGGCCTAATGCATGGACTTCAGAGGACATTGATCTGCAGAACCACAGCATGTTGATCTTGCTGGCAGAGGAATACGCCTCAAAACTCAAGCTCTAA
- the tyrS gene encoding tyrosine--tRNA ligase, translated as MPETPITMPAWLQRGMVDLFPSGQWGDADQQLATRLDEAREQNRPLRVKLGIDPTGRDIHLGHSILFRKLRAFQDAGHTAVLIIGDFTARIGDPTGKSSTRVQLTSEQIEANATTYLAQLGQGQSAEKALLDFTTPGRLEVRRNTEWLADLDLPEVIGLLGTATVGQMLAKEDFGNRYGSGVPIALHEFLYPLLQGYDSVAVQADVELGGTDQKFNVAMGRDLQRHFDQRPQFGLLLPILAGLDGVQKMSKSLSNTVGLNEDPLSMYSKLEKVPDALVSSYVVLLTDLDPEALPVNPRERQKAMAIAVTASRHGIAAAEAAQNDAARLVSGSQDDAASVPEAFLSDVNFPAKAFYLLSAIGLCASSSEARRQIKGGAVRLDGEKITDPNLEFTDSSLLMGKVLQVGKKTFRRLTR; from the coding sequence ATGCCGGAGACGCCGATCACCATGCCGGCCTGGTTGCAGCGGGGCATGGTTGACTTGTTCCCTTCAGGCCAATGGGGGGATGCTGATCAGCAACTTGCGACTCGTCTTGATGAGGCTCGAGAACAAAACCGACCCCTGAGGGTCAAGCTTGGTATTGATCCCACTGGTCGTGATATCCATCTGGGACACAGCATCCTGTTTCGCAAACTGAGAGCTTTTCAGGATGCGGGGCATACAGCAGTGTTGATTATTGGCGATTTCACTGCACGAATCGGTGACCCAACCGGCAAGAGCAGCACCAGAGTGCAACTCACCTCTGAGCAGATTGAGGCCAATGCAACGACCTATCTTGCACAGCTGGGTCAGGGGCAGTCAGCGGAAAAAGCGTTGCTCGATTTCACAACCCCTGGGCGCCTGGAAGTGCGACGTAACACTGAGTGGTTGGCTGACTTGGATTTGCCTGAGGTGATTGGTTTGTTGGGCACTGCCACGGTTGGGCAAATGCTGGCTAAAGAAGACTTTGGCAATCGTTATGGCTCAGGTGTTCCGATAGCTCTGCATGAGTTTCTTTATCCCCTCTTGCAGGGTTACGACTCGGTAGCGGTGCAGGCAGATGTTGAACTTGGGGGGACTGATCAGAAATTCAATGTCGCCATGGGGCGGGATCTTCAGCGTCATTTCGATCAGCGCCCCCAGTTTGGGCTCCTACTCCCAATTCTGGCTGGGCTGGATGGGGTGCAGAAGATGAGCAAGAGCCTCTCTAACACTGTGGGACTGAATGAGGACCCACTTTCCATGTATTCCAAGTTGGAGAAGGTTCCTGATGCCCTTGTAAGCAGTTACGTGGTTTTGCTTACCGATCTCGACCCAGAAGCTTTACCTGTCAATCCGCGTGAACGGCAGAAGGCCATGGCCATTGCGGTCACGGCCAGCCGTCATGGCATCGCGGCGGCTGAAGCCGCCCAGAATGATGCAGCTAGATTGGTTTCCGGCTCTCAAGATGACGCTGCATCTGTGCCAGAAGCGTTTCTTTCGGATGTGAATTTTCCGGCCAAGGCCTTTTATCTGCTCAGTGCGATTGGCCTTTGTGCGAGCAGTAGCGAGGCTCGGCGTCAAATCAAGGGTGGTGCGGTACGCCTGGATGGCGAAAAAATTACCGATCCCAATTTGGAATTCACTGACTCCAGCCTGCTGATGGGCAAGGTGCTGCAAGTGGGCAAGAAAACCTTTCGTCGTTTGACGCGTTGA
- a CDS encoding MFS transporter, whose translation MISYGLGDAGTGLAATLLGFYLFVFFTGTAGLPAIVAGSLLMVIKLWDGINDPMIGWLSDHTQTRWGPRIPWMLGAALPLGISLAAMWWVPPGDVAQKTMYYIVMAILLMTAYTSVNLPYSALSTELTENTSVRNRLNAARFTGSIIAGASGLIVTPLLLVNGANGYLAMGRITGTIAALATLACCWGLAPFTKTARRPSCHHEPLRRQLARIISNRRFLKVLGLYLLLWCALQLMQPVALIYLVQLMRVPAELATWMLLPFQLCALIGLQVWSMYANRHGRIRALCWGGCLWIAACVVSMLLPPLSADASLANLWPTAGTDGLRLMALLATIGTVGFGAANAYLIPWCLLPDAIDADPDKPAGLYTAWMVLVQKIGIGVSIQLLGILLSLSGYRSVVEAGGALSYSDQPESALITIRMCMGFIPAVLVALGLVVMRGWPERNSHNQAAMS comes from the coding sequence ATGATCTCCTATGGCCTTGGCGATGCAGGCACCGGGCTGGCAGCAACTCTGCTCGGCTTCTACCTCTTCGTGTTTTTTACCGGGACCGCCGGGCTGCCTGCAATTGTTGCCGGCTCACTGCTGATGGTGATCAAGCTCTGGGATGGGATCAATGACCCAATGATCGGCTGGCTGAGCGATCACACCCAAACTCGTTGGGGCCCAAGGATTCCCTGGATGCTTGGCGCAGCACTGCCCCTCGGCATCAGCCTGGCTGCCATGTGGTGGGTTCCTCCCGGAGACGTTGCCCAGAAAACGATGTATTACATCGTGATGGCGATTCTGCTGATGACCGCCTACACCAGCGTCAATCTGCCTTACTCCGCCCTCTCCACAGAGCTCACAGAAAACACATCTGTGCGCAACCGTCTCAACGCCGCCAGATTCACCGGATCAATCATCGCTGGTGCAAGCGGCTTGATTGTGACGCCTTTACTGCTGGTCAACGGTGCCAACGGTTACTTGGCCATGGGCCGCATCACCGGCACAATCGCAGCTTTAGCCACCCTCGCCTGCTGCTGGGGGCTGGCCCCTTTCACAAAAACCGCTAGGCGCCCCAGTTGCCATCACGAGCCCCTACGTCGACAGCTTGCGAGGATCATCAGCAACAGACGCTTCCTCAAAGTTCTGGGGCTTTACCTGTTGCTCTGGTGCGCTTTGCAGTTGATGCAGCCAGTTGCTCTGATCTACCTCGTTCAGTTGATGCGCGTACCCGCAGAACTGGCCACCTGGATGTTGCTGCCCTTCCAGCTCTGCGCCCTGATCGGCCTTCAGGTCTGGAGCATGTATGCCAATCGCCATGGGCGAATAAGGGCCCTGTGCTGGGGTGGGTGTCTATGGATCGCTGCTTGTGTTGTTTCGATGCTGCTCCCCCCCCTCTCCGCTGATGCATCCCTCGCCAACCTTTGGCCTACAGCCGGCACTGATGGTCTGAGATTGATGGCTTTGTTGGCCACCATTGGGACGGTGGGATTTGGAGCCGCAAATGCTTATCTGATCCCTTGGTGTCTGCTACCAGATGCAATTGATGCTGACCCTGACAAGCCAGCAGGCCTCTACACCGCCTGGATGGTGCTGGTTCAGAAAATCGGTATTGGTGTGAGCATCCAACTGCTCGGCATCCTGCTTTCACTGTCTGGCTATCGCTCAGTGGTAGAAGCAGGCGGAGCACTGAGCTACTCGGATCAACCCGAATCCGCTCTGATCACCATTCGCATGTGCATGGGATTCATTCCCGCAGTACTTGTGGCGTTGGGTCTTGTGGTGATGCGAGGCTGGCCCGAAAGGAACTCTCACAACCAGGCAGCCATGTCATGA
- a CDS encoding DUF3086 domain-containing protein has protein sequence MPEADLPLRKQPPRGQTSPEQLSPEQLAPEQPSPEQLSPEQPSNNSANSQSDLLAAPQDKPDLDQLLQVALTELQQRRDHLEAEIKDLSNRKSQLEKELSSSFAGQSDAIARRVKGFQDYLTGALQDLAQSVEQLELVVQPVVVQPSPLDQPNSTPEAAAQGNALAVADTFKPDESLIRECLEQFLSQPDFYADPWKLRRSLDPRDKELLEDWFFNQGGRGAQPSRNSRTRNILVAAALIAILGELYGDRFQSLVLAGEPERLGEWRRGLQDALGLAREDFGPSSGIVLFERGEALVERADRLEERGEVPLILIDAAQRSVEIPVLQFPLWLAFAAGPQERFEDEELL, from the coding sequence ATGCCTGAAGCCGACCTCCCCCTCCGCAAACAGCCTCCCCGTGGGCAGACTTCTCCTGAACAGCTATCTCCTGAACAGCTTGCGCCTGAACAACCTTCTCCTGAGCAGCTATCTCCTGAACAGCCCTCGAATAACTCAGCGAACTCTCAATCCGATCTCCTAGCGGCTCCTCAAGACAAACCAGATCTTGATCAACTCCTGCAAGTGGCCTTGACGGAGCTGCAGCAACGTCGCGATCATCTCGAAGCAGAAATCAAAGACCTCTCCAACCGCAAATCCCAACTGGAAAAGGAGCTCAGCAGTTCCTTCGCTGGTCAGTCCGATGCTATTGCCAGGCGGGTCAAAGGCTTCCAGGACTACCTCACAGGCGCTCTGCAAGACCTGGCCCAATCAGTGGAGCAACTTGAACTGGTTGTGCAGCCTGTTGTGGTCCAACCTTCTCCCCTAGACCAACCCAATTCAACGCCCGAGGCCGCCGCTCAGGGCAACGCCCTAGCTGTTGCTGACACCTTTAAACCAGACGAAAGCCTGATCCGTGAATGTCTGGAGCAATTTCTAAGTCAGCCAGACTTCTACGCCGATCCTTGGAAACTGCGACGCAGCCTTGATCCCAGGGACAAAGAACTTCTAGAAGACTGGTTTTTCAATCAGGGTGGGCGAGGAGCACAGCCAAGCAGGAACAGCCGAACACGCAACATCCTTGTGGCTGCAGCCCTGATAGCCATCCTCGGTGAACTCTATGGCGACCGATTCCAAAGCCTGGTGCTTGCCGGTGAACCAGAGCGGCTTGGCGAATGGCGACGTGGCCTTCAAGATGCCCTAGGCCTCGCTCGAGAAGACTTCGGCCCCAGCAGCGGCATTGTTCTTTTTGAACGCGGCGAAGCTCTTGTAGAACGCGCCGACCGGCTTGAGGAACGAGGGGAAGTTCCCCTCATCCTGATTGACGCAGCCCAACGCAGCGTAGAGATCCCCGTGCTTCAATTCCCGCTCTGGCTAGCCTTTGCAGCTGGGCCGCAAGAACGGTTCGAAGACGAAGAACTGCTCTGA